In Leishmania mexicana MHOM/GT/2001/U1103 complete genome, chromosome 17, the following proteins share a genomic window:
- a CDS encoding cystathionine beta-synthase: protein MTSAAPRDQILANALEAVGNTPCIRLNGVPQKHGIQCEVVAKCEFFNPGGSVKDRIGKQMVLDAEKSGTLKPGSVIVEATSGNTGIGLAMAAAIRGYHMVITMPKKMSHEKETTLRSLGAEVIRTETSLPHDHPDSLIGVARRLRDEKGYVLLDQYTNPSNPGAHYEFTGQEIYDQCGGKVDMVVICAGTGGTITGVAKKLKELIPEVIVVGVDPVGSIIADPEHPGEPVMYHVEGIGYDFVPDVCERKYVDRWVKTRDQESFDLALELHREEGLLVGGSSGSAMAGVVEAAKDLRPDQRCVVLMADGIRNYMGKFADVNWMIENGFRQGEVTRPTYDTLKKELEEVKAKLAKYESGAQ, encoded by the coding sequence ATGACATCCGCAGCCCCCCGTGACCAAATTTTGGCCAACGCCCTCGAGGCGGTCGGCAACACCCCTTGCATCCGCTTGAACGGTGTCCCACAGAAGCACGGCATTCAGTGCGAGGTTGTGGCCAAGTGCGAGTTCTTCAACCCTGGCGGGAGCGTGAAGGACCGCATTGGCAAGCAGATGGTACTCGACGCCGAAAAGAGCGGGACGCTCAAGCCGGGCTCCGTGATTGTGGAGGCTACCAGCGGCAACACTGGCATCGGCCTCGCCATGGCGGCCGCGATCCGCGGGTACCACATGGTGATTACGATGCCGAAGAAGATGTCGCACGAGAAGGAGACGACGCTGCGGtccctcggcgccgaggtgATCCGCACGGAGACGTCTCTTCCGCACGACCACCCGGACAGCCTCATCGGCGTCGCTCGCCGCCTGCGCGATGAGAAGGGCTACGTACTGCTGGACCAGTACACGAACCCCAGCAACCCGGGTGCGCACTACGAGTTCACTGGTCAGGAGATCTACGACCAGTGCGGCGGCAAGGTCGACATGGTAGTCATCTGCGCCGGAACCGGAGGCACGATCACCGGAGTGGCCAagaagctgaaggagctcATCCCCGAAGTCATCGTTGTCGGTGTAGACCCGGTCGGCAGCATCATCGCGGACCCCGAACACCCCGGCGAGCCTGTCATGTACCACGTAGAGGGAATCGGCTATGATTTTGTGCCGGACGTGTGCGAGCGTAAGTACGTCGATCGCTGGGTCAAGACGCGCGATCAGGAGAGTTTTGACCTCGCCCTcgagctgcaccgcgagGAGGGTCTGCTGGTCGGCGGTAGCAGCGGCTCCGCGATGGCCGGCGTCGTGGAGGCAGCCAAGGACCTGCGCCCGGATCAGCGCTGCGTCGTGCTCATGGCGGACGGTATCCGCAACTACATGGGGAAGTTCGCCGATGTCAACTGGATGATCGAGAACGGCTTCCGTCAGGGTGAAGTGACCCGCCCCACCTATGACACGCTGaagaaggagctggaggaggtgaaggcaAAGCTGGCCAAGTACGAGAGCGGCGCTCAGtag